Within the Acidimicrobiales bacterium genome, the region ACAGCTGTTCGGAGAGACCGAGCAGCGCGTTGGTGCGCGCCAGGTACGCGTCGTCGACCATGCGGGGCGGCAACGACTGGATTGCGGGGCGGGCGAACGCCGCGCCCACGCCGTGGAGCGCGCTCAGCAACGTCAGCGCGGCGAAACTGTGGGCGCTCAGCAGCGCGAGCGAGGCCGCGATGCCGAGCACCTTGGCACCGATGAGCGTGGCGCGCGGGCCGGCGCGGTCGACCACGACTCCGGCCAGCGGTCCGAGCACGACGCCGGGCGCGGAGAACGCCACGCCGTAGAGCGCGATCTGGCCGGGCGACGCGTGGTAGCGGTACGCGGCGTACGCCCAGATGGCGATCATGGTGGCGAACGACCCGATGGCGCTGAGCGCCTCGGCCGCGAGGAAGCCTCCGATCCGGGGAGACCACGGCGAGCGGGTATCGCGCACGGCGCCGAATGTACGGTGCGACCAGCCCATGCACCGCCGAATTCGTCGCGCCGCGCTGTGACCGTGTTGGTCGTCGTGCGCGTCGCGCTCGCCGCGGTGTTCGTCGTCGCCGCCGTGGCGAAGTTGCGCGACCCCGAGGGCGCCCGCCGCACCGTCGGCGGCGTCGGTGTACCACCGGCGTACCGGCCGGCGGTTGCGTTCCTGTTGAGCGCCGTCGAGCTCGCCGTTGGTGCGCTGTTGGTCCTCCCGGGGTTCGGTTACATCGGCGCCGCGACCGCATCGGTGTTGCTCGCCGTGTTCCTCGCCGCCCTCACGGTGCAGCACCTCCGCGGCGTCGACGTCCCCTGCGCCTGCTTCGGCCAACTGGCGACGACGCCGGCGGGGTGGCCGACGCTGGCGCGCAACGCGGTGCTGCTCGCGGTCGCGCTGGGTGCATTAATCGCCGCGCATTAATTCACGCGATACTGAGCAGGTGGATCAACAACACTTCGACGTACTGATCGTCGGCGCGGGCATCTCGGGCATCGGCGGCGCCTGCCATTTGCAGGCGCAGTGCCCGGACAAGTCGTTTCTGATAGTCGACGCGCTCGACCACTTCGGCGGCACGTGGTGGACGCACAAGTACCCCGGCGTCCGTTCCGACTCGGACCTGTTCACCTTCGGCTACAAGTTCAAGCCGTGGCGCAAGGCGCCGATCGCGTCGGCCGACGAGATCCTCCACTACATGGGCGAGACGATCGAGGAGCACAACCTCGCGCCGCACATCCGCTACAACACGCGCGTGGTCGACGCCGCGTGGTCGACCGACGACCGCGTGTGGACCGTCACCATGCAGCCCACCGAGGGCGAGGCGTACACCGTTACGGCGAACTTCGTCTACATGTGCCAGGGCTACTACCGCCACCGTCAGGGCTACACGCCCGAGTGGCCCGACTTCTCCGCGTATAAGGGCGAGGTCATCCACCCGCAGGAGTGGCCTGAGGACGTCGACCTGTCGGGCAAGCGCGTCGTCGTCATCGGCTCGGGCGCTACGGCGGCGACGCTCATCCCGAACATCGCGTACGACTGCGCCCACGTCACGATGCTGCAGCGCTCGCCGACGTTCTTCTTCGTCGGCGCCAACCGCAACGAACTGGCCGATCAGCTGCGCGCCGAGGGCGTCGACGACATGGAGATCCACGAGCGCGTGCGCCAGTCCGTCGTCGAGGCGCACGACCTCATCGCCAAGATGTCCTACGAACAGCCCGAGATGGTGCGCGGCATGCTCATCGAAGGCGTGAAGAGCGTGCTGCCCGAAGGCTTCGACGTCGACAAACACTTCAACCCGAAGTACCGCCCATGGCAGCAGCGCATCGCGCTCGTGCCCGACGGTGACCTGTTCAAGGCGATCCGCGACGGCCAGGCCGATGTCGTCACCGACACCATCAAGCGCTTCACCCCGACCGGCATCGAGCTGGAGTCGGGCGACGTGCTGGAAGCCGACGTGATCATCACCGCGACGGGCTTCGATCTCGCGGTGATGGGTGAGGTGGCCTTTCGCGTCGACGGCGAGCCCGTGAACTTCGCCGACACCACGACCTACCGCGGGATCATGTTCACCGGCGTGCCCAACTTGGCGTACGTGTTCGGCTACTTCCGCTCGAGCTGGACGCTGCGCGCCGATCTCATCAGCGAGTTGGTGTGCCGGTTGCTCAACTACATGGACGAGAACGGCTCCACGATGGTCGTGCCCGAAGTCCCCGAAGAGCTCGCCGACATGGAACGGCTGCCGTGGGTCGAGCCCGACAACTTCAACCCGGGATACCTCACGCGGTCGCTCCATCTCATGCCGAAGCAGGGCCCCGAGGACCCGTGGCGCCTGCGCCACGACTACACGGCCGAGAAGGACATCCTGCCGAACGCCGACTTCGCCGACGGTTCGCTCGTGTTCAAATAGAGGTGTGATCACGGACGCACGCGGCCGGCCCCTGCGCGACCTGCGCTTGTCGGTCACCGACCGCTGCGATCTGCGGTGCAGCTACTGCATGCCCGAGCAGGACTACACGTGGCTGCCGCGCGAGGACATCCTCACCTTCGAGGAGTGCGAGCGGGTCGTGGCCGCGTTCGCGGCGGTTGGCGTGCGATCGGTGCGCATCACCGGTGGTGAACCGCTGCTGCGCCGTGACCTGCCGGCGGTCGTCGCCCGCATCGCCAACGTCGAGGGCATCGACGAGGTCAGCCTCACCACCAACGGCACGCAACTGGCGCGCTACGCCTCGGAGCTGAAGGCCGCGGGTCTCGCCCGGGTGACGGTGAGCCTCGACACCCTGCGGCCCGAACGGCACCTCGCCATCACGTCGCGCGACAACCACGCCACCGTGCTCGCCGGCATCGGCGCGGTGAGCGGTGCCGGCTTCGGCGGCACAAAGATCAACACCGTCGTGGTGCGTGGCGTCAACGACGACGAGCTCGTCGACCTGCTCGACTTCGCGGCGGTCATCGAGGCCGAGGTGCGGTTCGTCGAATACATGGACGTGGGCGGCGCCACCCGATGGGAGAGCGAGAAGGTGGTCAGCGCGGCGGAGATCCTGGCGCGGGTGGGCGACGCACTGGGCCCGCCGCTGGCCATCGGCTCACGGGCGTCGGCGCCGGCCGTGCGCTACCAACTGCCCGACGGGCGCGTCTTCGGCATCATCGCCTCGACGACGACGCCGTTCTGTGCGGCGTGTGATCGCTCGCGGGTGACGGCCGACGGCGTCTGGTACCGCTGCCTCTACGCCACCGGCGGCACGGACCTGCGGGCGCCGCTGCGTGCCGGCGCGTCGACCGACGACTTGGCGCGCCTCATCGCCGGCGTGTGGTCCGAGCGCGCCGACCAGGGCGCGGTCGACCGTTTGTCGGCTGACCATCGCGCCGCGTCGGTGCCCGTCACGCTGCTCAAGCGCGATCCGCATTTGGAGATGCACACCCGCGGTGGTTGAGGTGCTGCTGTTCGGCCCGGCGCGCGACTGCGTCGGGGGAGAGTCGTGGCTCAAGGTCGACGTCGCGCTGCCCCTCACCGTTGGCGAACTCGTCGACGCGCTGGCCGCGTCCAACGCCGCGCTGGACGAACTGCTCCCGCACTGCGCGATCGCGGTGGGCGACGAGATCGTGACGCGGGATGCGTTGGTGCGCGACGGCGACGAGGTGGCGGTGCTGCCGCCGGTGTCGGGGGGCTGCTGATGCGGATCCAGGAGACGCCGCTGCAACTCGACGCGCTGCTCGCCGAGACCGAGCGCGCTGACTGCGGCGGCCTCGTCGTGTTCTCCGGCACGGTGCGCGACCACCACGACGGCAAGGCGGTGACGCGGCTGATCTACACCGCCCACGTTCCCGTCGCCGAGCGCGCCATCGCCGAGATCGAGCAGGAGGTGCTGACGAAGTTCGCCGCCGGCGCGTGCCGCATCCAGCACCGCATCGGCGAGCTGCGCATCGGTGAGGCAGCGGTGCTCGTGGTCGTGCGCGCCGCCCATCGCGACGCCGCCTTTGAGGGCTCGCGCTACGGGATCGACGAAGTGAAGCGCCGGGTGCCGATCTGGAAAGAGGAGTTCTACGCCGACGGCACGCGGGCCTACGTCCAGGGATGCGCGCTCTGATGGCGCAGACGCACCCAGGTCCGACGGCGGTCGTGTTGACGTTGTCCGACACCGTCGCGTCGGGTGCCAAAGCCGACACCGCCGGTGGCGCGGTCGCCGACGCACTGAACGCCGCCGGCATACGGGTGATCGCGCACGAGGTCTTGCCGGATGAACCCGACGAACTCGTCGTCGCCCTCGAGCGATGGTTGCTCCAACGGCCCGAGGTGATCGTGACCGTCGGCGGCACCGGTGTCGGGCCGCGCGATCGCACGCCCGACACCATCCGGCCGATGCTCACCATGGAGATCCCCGGGATCATGGAGGCGGCACGCGCCTACGGCATGACGAAGACGCCCTACGCCATGTTGTCGCGCGGCGTCGCCGGACTCATCGGCACGACGATCGTCATCACCGCGCCGGGTTCGCGCGGCGGGGCCACCGAGACGATGGAAGCGATCGTCGAGGCGTTGCGCCACCTCGTCGATGTCGTGCACGTGAAGTTCCCCCACGACGGCGGCTACCAGTGATCCCGGTCGACGATGCGCTGGCGATCGTTGCCGGCGCCGTTGGCCCGTTGCCCTCCGAAGTCCTGTCACTGGCCGACGCGCTCGGTCGGGTACTCGCCGCCGACGTGCACGCGGCGTTCGCGCTCCCACCTTTCGATCAGAGCGCGGTCGACGGCTACGCGGCGCGGCACGCCGACATCGCGCAGGTCCCAGTGACGTTGCCGGTCAAGGGCGTCGTCGCTGCTCGCGGCTACGACCAGCGGCCGTTCCTCGACCTCGGCACGATGATGCGCATCTTCACCGGCGGCGTCGTGCCCGAGGGCGCCGACACGATCGTGCGTCAAGAGGCGACCGAACCCGGCGGTGACGAGCGCACCACGGTGACCCAACGCATCGAGACCGGCGCCGACTACCGGCGCGCTGGTGAGGAACTCGCCGCCGGCTCGCGGGTGGCCAAGGCGGGCGTGGTCGTCACGCCCGGGGTCGTCGGCGCGCTGGCGCTGGCCGGCGCCGACACGGTGAGCGTGTACGCCACCCCGCGGGTCACCGTGCTCGTGAGCGGTGACGAGGTCGTGCCGCTCGGCGCGCCGCTGGGTCTCGGCCAGGTGACCGACTCCAACGGCCCGCTGATGACCGCGCTGTTGCAGTCGTGGGGCGTCGCTCCCGTCGCCGTCGCCCACATCGCCGACAGCGAGGCAGCGGTGCGCGACGCGCTCGCGCGCGCCTTTGCCACCTCCGACCTCGTACTGACGAGCGGGGGAGTGTCGGTCGGCGACTACGACTTCATCCCTGCCGTCGCACGAGAACTCGGCGCCGACGTACTGCTGCACAAGGTGGCGCAGAAGCCGGGCATGCCGCTGTTCGTCGCCAAGCGCGGCGACTCGCTCCTGCTCGGCCTGCCCGGCAACCCCGGCGCAGTGTTCGTCAACCTGCACGTCTACGTCCGCGCCGCGCTCGACGTGATGAGCGGCCTCGACCCCCGGGCCCGCTGGCGCCGCGCCCGGATGCCCGATGGCGTGCGCCGCGAAGAGGGCAAGACCTTCTGGCTCCGGGCGCGCGCCGTCTACGACGCCGACGGCCGCGTGCGCATCGAACAACTCGGCCACCAGGCGAGCCACATGCTGTCGAACCTCACGGACGCCAACGCCCTCGTGCGCATCCCACCCGCGGGCGAAGCCGCCGACGTCGTGGAGTGGCTGCCGCTCTAACCATGCGAGGCGTGTCGGTGCTCGTGCTGGTGGGCCTTGTGTTGTTCGGCGCATGTGGCCGCTCCCGCAAGGCACAAGAGCCGGTGCCCGGCGCGCCGATATCGGTCACCGTGTCGAGCGCGGCGTTCGCCGACGGGGCGGCCATCCCGCCTCAATACTCCTGCGACGGCAGTGGCGCGCGACCACC harbors:
- a CDS encoding MauE/DoxX family redox-associated membrane protein, whose translation is MTVLVVVRVALAAVFVVAAVAKLRDPEGARRTVGGVGVPPAYRPAVAFLLSAVELAVGALLVLPGFGYIGAATASVLLAVFLAALTVQHLRGVDVPCACFGQLATTPAGWPTLARNAVLLAVALGALIAAH
- a CDS encoding NAD(P)/FAD-dependent oxidoreductase; amino-acid sequence: MDQQHFDVLIVGAGISGIGGACHLQAQCPDKSFLIVDALDHFGGTWWTHKYPGVRSDSDLFTFGYKFKPWRKAPIASADEILHYMGETIEEHNLAPHIRYNTRVVDAAWSTDDRVWTVTMQPTEGEAYTVTANFVYMCQGYYRHRQGYTPEWPDFSAYKGEVIHPQEWPEDVDLSGKRVVVIGSGATAATLIPNIAYDCAHVTMLQRSPTFFFVGANRNELADQLRAEGVDDMEIHERVRQSVVEAHDLIAKMSYEQPEMVRGMLIEGVKSVLPEGFDVDKHFNPKYRPWQQRIALVPDGDLFKAIRDGQADVVTDTIKRFTPTGIELESGDVLEADVIITATGFDLAVMGEVAFRVDGEPVNFADTTTYRGIMFTGVPNLAYVFGYFRSSWTLRADLISELVCRLLNYMDENGSTMVVPEVPEELADMERLPWVEPDNFNPGYLTRSLHLMPKQGPEDPWRLRHDYTAEKDILPNADFADGSLVFK
- the moaA gene encoding GTP 3',8-cyclase MoaA encodes the protein MITDARGRPLRDLRLSVTDRCDLRCSYCMPEQDYTWLPREDILTFEECERVVAAFAAVGVRSVRITGGEPLLRRDLPAVVARIANVEGIDEVSLTTNGTQLARYASELKAAGLARVTVSLDTLRPERHLAITSRDNHATVLAGIGAVSGAGFGGTKINTVVVRGVNDDELVDLLDFAAVIEAEVRFVEYMDVGGATRWESEKVVSAAEILARVGDALGPPLAIGSRASAPAVRYQLPDGRVFGIIASTTTPFCAACDRSRVTADGVWYRCLYATGGTDLRAPLRAGASTDDLARLIAGVWSERADQGAVDRLSADHRAASVPVTLLKRDPHLEMHTRGG
- a CDS encoding MoaD/ThiS family protein; the protein is MVEVLLFGPARDCVGGESWLKVDVALPLTVGELVDALAASNAALDELLPHCAIAVGDEIVTRDALVRDGDEVAVLPPVSGGC
- a CDS encoding molybdenum cofactor biosynthesis protein MoaE, which translates into the protein MRIQETPLQLDALLAETERADCGGLVVFSGTVRDHHDGKAVTRLIYTAHVPVAERAIAEIEQEVLTKFAAGACRIQHRIGELRIGEAAVLVVVRAAHRDAAFEGSRYGIDEVKRRVPIWKEEFYADGTRAYVQGCAL
- a CDS encoding molybdopterin-binding protein encodes the protein MRALMAQTHPGPTAVVLTLSDTVASGAKADTAGGAVADALNAAGIRVIAHEVLPDEPDELVVALERWLLQRPEVIVTVGGTGVGPRDRTPDTIRPMLTMEIPGIMEAARAYGMTKTPYAMLSRGVAGLIGTTIVITAPGSRGGATETMEAIVEALRHLVDVVHVKFPHDGGYQ
- the glp gene encoding gephyrin-like molybdotransferase Glp produces the protein MIPVDDALAIVAGAVGPLPSEVLSLADALGRVLAADVHAAFALPPFDQSAVDGYAARHADIAQVPVTLPVKGVVAARGYDQRPFLDLGTMMRIFTGGVVPEGADTIVRQEATEPGGDERTTVTQRIETGADYRRAGEELAAGSRVAKAGVVVTPGVVGALALAGADTVSVYATPRVTVLVSGDEVVPLGAPLGLGQVTDSNGPLMTALLQSWGVAPVAVAHIADSEAAVRDALARAFATSDLVLTSGGVSVGDYDFIPAVARELGADVLLHKVAQKPGMPLFVAKRGDSLLLGLPGNPGAVFVNLHVYVRAALDVMSGLDPRARWRRARMPDGVRREEGKTFWLRARAVYDADGRVRIEQLGHQASHMLSNLTDANALVRIPPAGEAADVVEWLPL